Sequence from the Bacteroidota bacterium genome:
CAAAGAAGGCGGCATCCTTGATACAAGCGCAATCCCGGGCTCAAGGGGTTGCAGGGCATCGGGTATTTTTGTTGTTTTTAACCTTGACAACCGGGATAATATCTTTTTCCCTTACAAGGGTAATTTCATGCAAATCAAGGCCGGTTTTGCCAGCAAGGTATTGGGAAGTACATATAGTTATAATAAGTTCATTATTGATTTGCGCAAGTATATCCGGTTGACACGTACGATAGTGCTGGCATCCCAGATATATCTTGAAGACGGTTATGGGACTGTCCCTTTTCAGTCGAAGTCATACCTGGGTGGGCCTGAAAGAAACCGTGGTTATTATAAGGGCAGGTATATCGACGACCACCTAGGATCGGCTCAGGTGGAAGTCAGATGGAGGTTCACTCCACGTTGGGTTCTGGCCGGGTTTGCTTCCGGAGGTGAAGTTTCAAGTTTGCCATGGGATTATTTTCGCGACCTGAAATTCAGTTTCGGAGGAGGAATACGTTACCAGCTGTTGAAAAAAGCTCCGACACTGCTTCGCTTTGATGCAGGTATTGGGGAAGATGGAAATATTGGTTTCTATTTTAGCGTTAATGAAGCGTTTTAATGGCTTTTTTGCTTGGAATACTAAGATAATGAGTCAGTTGTTAATTCGTAAAATGAAATAGTTATTAATTCATTGTAAATATTATACAACCATCTTAAGCATTGCTTGCAAAAAAGTATTAATTTTATGATCCCAAAAAGGATCGTCAAAAATCGGACATCAAACGATTACTTATGAACAAAATCAAACCATTTGTCCTGGCTGTAATTTGGATTTTTCTGTTGGCTGTACCGGTTTTGTGTGCAGGTGAATGGGTTGTCGAGAAAAGATATAGCTTTAGGTTAAATATCCCGGATAACTGGTCAAAAACGGAATATAGCGAGGGTAAGGACTAT
This genomic interval carries:
- a CDS encoding outer membrane protein assembly factor codes for the protein MKRLTGILGLILIFSICSFSQEEDPSLFKFDTLKVRKKFQIVGLPIVFYTPETSVGFGAGTQLFLHRQANIYNARESNILVTAIYTLNKQFIIDARPKIYFQFGDWMMDGSFKYKIFPNKFWGIGNFTPDSNEESYNMESFEVSAAFLKYLPPSLNFGLEYVFADHKMLEIKEGGILDTSAIPGSRGCRASGIFVVFNLDNRDNIFFPYKGNFMQIKAGFASKVLGSTYSYNKFIIDLRKYIRLTRTIVLASQIYLEDGYGTVPFQSKSYLGGPERNRGYYKGRYIDDHLGSAQVEVRWRFTPRWVLAGFASGGEVSSLPWDYFRDLKFSFGGGIRYQLLKKAPTLLRFDAGIGEDGNIGFYFSVNEAF